The DNA region CATGAGGCCAGTTTAAAAGCCGCTAAAACCAGCTATTTTAAAGGTGATTTTCCTTGGGCATTAAAACAATTTAAAGAATTGAAAGCCGCAAATACGCAGTTAATTGCCAATGATGCGCTGGAATATTTCTTATTGATTAATGACAACACCGTTGCCGATTCGACACAAACAGCCTTAAAGGAATTTGCCAAAGGCGATTATTTAATCTATCAAAACAGAAATCAAGAAGCCATTACACAGTTTCAATTGATTTTAAAAAATTTCAAAGGGCAAGACTCGAGGGCTATGCCCGAACAGGCGAACCAAATCGAAGCTGTAACCCAATTACGACTGGGCCAACTTTATGAAAAAACCGGCGAATACAACTTGGCTTTAAGCCAATATCAAGCGATTATAGACCATCATAGCGATGGAATTTATATAGACGAAGCGCTCTTTTTTTCGGGAGAAATTTACAGTAAAAAAATAAACGATGCTGAAAAAGCCAAGTCGCTGTTTGAAAAGATTATCTTTAATCATCAGGACAGTATCTACTTTGTAGAAGCCCGAAAGCGATTTAGAGAGTTAAGAGGAGACAAAAATTTATAAAAATGTTAATCGGTTAGTCGTTGATTCGGTTAACCAAATAAACAAACAAATGATTATATACAACGTTACTACAAATATTCACGAAAGTGTTCACGACCAATGGATGATTTGGATGCAACACAAACACATCCCTGAAATGTTAGCAACCGGAAAATTTACAAATGCCAAATTAGTTCGTGTTTTAGTAGAAGAAGAAATGGGCGGAGTGACTTACTCAGCTCAATTTACAACCGATAGTTTAGTAACCTTAGAAAAATTCTATCAGGAAAATGAGGCTGTATTTCAAGCAGAAGGTCAAAAAGCTTTTTGGAGAAAAAATGCTTACTTTCCGTACGGAATTACAAGTGATTTCGGAACATTAGAGATAACTGGACTAAAGTCCAGCCTTACAAAATATGTCGAGCCGATGGCTCTTTGAAATTAGTAAAGTTCCGTAGGAACGAATCATATTGTAGCAACGGATTTTAATCCGTTGAAAACAAAAGCAAAAAAATCATGGATAAAGTAAAAGCAAAAAAACACCTTGGACAACATTTCTTAAAAGACGAAAGTATCGCTGCAGCTATTGCCGACACATTAAGTTTACAAGGATATGAAGACGTACTGGAAATAGGACCAGGAATGGGTGTTCTAACCAAATACCTTTTGGACAAACCCATTACTACCTATGTAATTGAAATTGATACGGAATCGGTGGATTATTTAAATGCGCATTATCCAAAATTACACGGCAAAATTATTTCTCAGGATTTTCTAAAATACAATATCAACGAAGTTTTTAGCAACAAACCATTTGCTATCATAGGAAACTTCCCTTATAACATTTCTACCCAAATCGTTTTTAGAGTATTAGAATTCAAAGCGCAAATTCCTGAATTTTCAGGTATGTTTCAAAAAGAAGTAGCCGAACGCATTTGTGAAAAAAAGGCAGCAAGGCTTACGGAATTTTATCGGTATTAGCTCAGGCTTTTTACGATACCGAATATCTTTTTACAGTTGATGAAAACGTATTTAACCCACCTCCAAAAGTAAAATCAGGAGTGATGCGAATGCGTAGAAAAGAAGATTATAGCTTGCCATGTGGCGAAAAATTATTCTTTACAGTGGTAAAAACCGCTTTTCAACAACGACGCAAAACCTTACGTAACAGTTTAAAAACACTCGATTTATCGGATAATTTAAGAGAAGATAGTATCTTTGACCTCCGTCCGGAGCAATTGGACGTTGCACAATTTATCGAACTTACTCAAAAAATAGAAGCCGATGGAATTTAAAATCAGCAAAGACTTAATTCTCGAACTCAAACAGCACATTGCGAATCATCAGGACAAGGAATTAGAATCCTTACTGAATGACATGCACCATGCTGATATTGCCGAGATTTTAGACGAGCTTGATTTTGATGAAGCTACCTATATTTTTAAAGTTCTAGATTCCGAAAAAACAGCAGAAATTCTTCTAGAATTAGAAGATGATTTGCGTGAAAATATCTTGAGTCGCCTTTCGGCCAAAGAAATTGCCGAGGAATTAGACGAGCTCGACACCGATGATGCCGCAGATATCATTGCCGAGCTTTCCCAATCCAAAAAAGAAGAGGTAATCTCAGAGTTAGAAGACTTAGAACACGCTAAAGACATCATCGACTTATTGCGCTATGATGAAGATACCGCAGGGGGTTTGATGGGGAAAGAGTTAGTAAAAGTCAATGAAAACTGGAACGTACTAACCTGTGTTAAAGAAATGCGTGCTCAAGCAGAAAATGTTTCTAGAGTACATTCTATTTATGTAGTTGATGATCAAAATCGATTAAAAGGACGATTATCACTCAAAGATTTATTAACCACATCCACAAAAGCACAAATCTCTGAAATTTACATCAAAAACGTTACCTCTGTAAGTGTTGATGCCGAAGATGTGGAAGTAGCAAGAATCATGCAAAAATACGATTTGGAGGCTATTCCAGTAATTGATGCCATGGGTCGATTAGTGGGTCGAATTACCATTGATGATATTATTGACGTAATCCGTGAAGAAGCTGATAAAGATTACCAATTAGCAGCGGGTATCTCTCAAGACGTAGAAGCCGATGATAGCATTCTTGAATTGACTAAAGCACGATTACCTTGGTTAGTTTTAGCACTTTTAGGAGGATTCATAACAGTAAGGGTACTGGGATTGTTTGAAAGCGCTATGGCCGAACACGGTAAATTATTCTTTTTACACCCTTAATTGCTGCAATGGCGGGGAATGTTGGTGTACAATCCTCAGCTATCATTGTTCAGGGTTTAGCCAATGATACTTTGAGTGGCTCCCTATTTAATAGATTGATAAAAGAAATTTCACAAAGTTTGTTAAGTGGTTCCATATTAGCATTCATATTATTTGTTGGAAGTTATCTTATTTTAAACGAACCTGTAATCATTGGATTTGTAATTTGTACTGCCTTGATTTCAGTAATTATAATTGCATCTTTAATCGGTACATTTGTACCATTATTACTGGATAAATTTGGAATTGACCCTGCTCTCGCAACAGGACCATTTATCACAACGAGTAATGACATTTGCGGAATCTTAATCTATTTTTCAATTGCAAAATTGATTTTAGGATTTTAAATATTTACAATACCAAAATCACTTTTTAATATCGAATTTATAAATTTTAGAAAATGAAAGTACACATAATAGGAGGAGGTAATCTAGGTTCGGCCATTGCATTAGGAATGGCAAAAACGACTAGTGAACACCAAATTACAGTTACAAGAAGAAATACCGCTAGCATCCTTTATTTAGAAAAATTAGGCGTTACGGTTACTACCGACAACAAACACAACATCCAGGAGGCTGATGTTATCATCTTAACGATAAAACCTTATCAGGTGGAAACGGTTTTAAAAGAAATCCTTCCGGTGATATCTAATAAAACGATTGCTTCGGCTGTAACAGGATTATCAACTGAAGCTTTGCAGAAGAAAATTGGACCAAACCATCAAGCAGTTCGTATTATGCCTAATATTGCGGCTCAATATGCAGCATCAGCAACCTGTATTGCCTTTGATGAAAAACATGCAGCCGAAGGACAAAAACTAGTTACCATTTTTGAATCATTAGGAACAGCACCTGTTATTGACGAAAAATTAATGGATGCTGCCACAGTTTTAGCTGCTAGTGGAACCGCTTTTGCCTTGCGTTATATTAGAGCTTCTATGCAGGCAGGAATCGAGATTGGTTTTGACTGGAAAACAGCATTAGCAATTTCAGCACAAACTGTAAAAGGCGCTGCCGAAATGGTAATGGAAGAACAAATGCATCCAGAACAATTAATCGATCGAGTTACAACACCTCAAGGTTGTACAATTACAGGATTAAGCGAAATGGAATCACATGGCTTCAGTTCGTCTATCATCCGCGGAATTAAAGCAGCCGTTAAGAAAATTAAGGATCTTTAAAATTTTAGTTTAAAAAAAGGCCTCCCAAAAAAAATGAGAGGCCCTTTCCACTAATATAAAAAAACAACTATTCTTTCCTCTTGGCTTTCAAAGCCATTTTGTTATCATCTATATCCTGACCAAAATCAGGCATACCGTCCTTTGTCCATCTCAACACTCTAGCACGAGTATGACGATTAGGATCAGACAAAGCATCTCCTTGTATCTTTTCATAATCGCGGGCATGATAAATCATAATATCTGTTTTCCCATCTTCACTTAAAGTAAAACAATTATGCCCTGGTCAGTAACGTTTAAATTTTTCATTGGTAAAGAAAACAGGTTGGCCTAATTTGTGCCAAGAAGCAGGATCTAATAAGTCGGCGCCTTCATTTGCCCAAAGCAAACCTAGACAATAGGTCGCATCAGTAGCACTAGCTGAAAAAGTCATAAATACTTTGCCGTTTTTCACCAATACCGCCGGTCCTTCATTCACTTTATAAGTATGCATTTCCCAATCTTAATCAGGCTGGCTAATAACCACTTGTTTTTCATCAACCGTTGTTGGGCTTGTCATTTTGGCAATGTATAAACTAGTATTTACTACATTTCCAGGACCTCTATCCACCCAAACCAAGTAACGTTGCCCTTTTAGTACAAAAGTGGTAGCATCTAATGCAAAAATATCTTTATTGGTTTTCAATTGACCTTCTTCTTTCCACTCTCCTTTTGTTGGATCTTCAGAAGGATTAGACAAAGCATACATACGTATTTTCCATATATCTTCGGCTGAACCCGCAGCAAAATATATATACCATTTACCCTCAATACGATGCAACTCAGGAGCCCAAATATGATGACCCATAGGACCTGAATTGTGTTTACGCCATACAACTACCGGTTTTGCTTGTTTAATACCATTAATCGTTTTTGAACTTCGAATTTCAATTCGGTCATATTCAGGAGCAGTTGCAATAAAATAATAAATCCCCTCTGGTGTTTATGTCACAAAAGGATCGGCACGCTGCACAGCTATAGGATTCTCAAATTGGTTCTTTTTAAGTTTTTGAGCATAGCTATTTATTCCCAAAATAATAAAACTAAAAACTACACAAATACGTAAAAATTGTAAAGATAAATTCATAATAATCTTCTAAAAAGCGAAACAATAATTTTAAATGTAATATTTACATTTATTAAAAAGATTGTAAATATAATGTATTTAATGTTTCATTTTTTGAAAATTTAAAAATTAACAAAAAAAGCTTTTTTAGACTTATTTAAAATGTAAAAATAGTAATGCAAATTATTAATAATCATGTATTTTATCGGTTAAAAAAGCACGATATCGAAAACCCTAAAAGTTCCTTTTATAAAACTAAAAAATACTGTAATTTTATAACAAAGAGAGCCCAATCTACTTTTGACTTTTCTATTTAATGGTTTACTGGGGTTACTAACACTAAATAAGCATTATTATGAAAAAGTTATTCAACATGTTTTACGACAAAATCTCACGCTTTTTATTCGGAGACGAAACTATGGTGAGATATTAAACCAATACCAGAAATAAAAAAACCGCAGCTTATGTAAAAAATTACTTTTAGGTTTTTGATTAATTCAACAGAAAACCATTTCTGATTTTATTTAAAATCAGAAATGGTTTTTTTGTTATTTTTGATTCCTCAATAGAAAAGGAATTATGAGCATCAAAATACTTCACATCGATAGCAACCATCCTGTTTTACTTCAACAATTACAGGAAGCCGGTTATGAAAACCATGAAGATTTCAAATCATCAAAAGAAGCTATCGAAGCCAAGATAAAGGATTACCACGGCATAGTTATTCGAAGTCGTTTTAAGATTGACAAAAACTTCATTGACAAAGCTACAAATTTGCAATTTATTGCTCGTGTAGGAGCTGGTTTAGAAAGTATTGACTGTGATTATGCTTCTTCAAAAAACATAGCCTTGATAGCGGCTCCTGAAGGGAATCGCAATGCAGTTGCTGAACATTCTCTAGGTATGCTATTATCGCTATTTAATAATTTGAATCGTGCCGATCGAGAAATTCGCGCAGGACATTGGAACCGAGAAAGCAACCGCGGACATGAATTAGATGGAAAAACGGTTGGAATTATTGGTTATGGTAACATGGGAAAATGGTTTGCTAAGAAATTGAGAGGTTTTGATGTTGAAGTACTTTGTTATGACATCAAAGATAATGTGGGTGATGAAAACGCCAAACAGGTTTCATTAACCGAATTACAACAAAAAACAGACGTTTTAAGTTTGCACCTTCCTTGGACTCCAGAAACTGATAAAATGGTCAATACTGCCTTTATTAACGCTTTTGCAAAAGCATTCTGGATACTTAATACCTCAAGAGGAAAAAACATCGTTACAGCCGACTTAGTGGCAGCCCTTCAATCCAAGAGGATATTAGGAGCAGGACTAGATGTTTTAGAATATGAGAAACTTTCCTTCGAAACATTATTTCAAGATAAAAATACACCCGAAGCCTTTCAGTATTTATTAGAAGCCGATAATGTATTATTATCTCCCCATGTAGCGGGATGGACATTTGAAAGTCATGAACGACTTGCACAAACAATAGTTGATAAAATCAAAGCTTTGTATTCCAAATAAAACAGAAACACACTGTATTTAAGGAATTTATATTTTCGATTTACAAAATAATTTCATAAATTTATTTATTGATAATCACTAAATTATAGGGTTATGGAAAATTCAAAATATGAACACTGGAATCAACCGCAAGCATTTGAAGAAGACAATAAAAGAATTGCCGCTGGCATATTAGCCATTATTTTAGGACCTTTTGGTATCCATAAATTTTTATTAGGTTATACCAAAGAAGGTATAATTTGGCTATTTCTAAGTTTGATTAGTTTTGCTACACTAACAGGCTTATTAGGACTTATAGAAGGCATCATTTATTTGACTAAATCAGATGAAGAATTTATAAAAACCTATCAAATAGGTCGAAAACCTTGGTTTTAAGAATTAAGATTAACTGTAAAATAAAAACCGCTCATTAGCAGAATTGAGAATTAATTTACTAATCAGCGGTTGTGTGTTATATGTACTATTATTATTAAGGAAACTTACTCCCCTTTTTCACTTAATTTCTTTTCTAATTCCGCTTGAAATTCTTCCATAACAGGCTTCATAGTACTTTCTGGAATATCTGCAATTCGGATATACATTAAACCATCAATAGCATTATTAAATAACGGATCGACATTGAAAGCCACTACTCTTGCGTTTTGTTTGATGTATTTTTTAATTAATACTGGCAAACGAAGTACTCCAGGCTCTAACTCATCAATAATCTTATCAAATTTATTCAAATCGGCTTCTGTTTCATTGAAAATAAAATCCTTATCGGCATCCTTCAATTTAACTTTATATGCTTTTTTAGGATGAATGTACTGCGCAATATACGGATCATAATAATTGGACTTCATAAACTCAATCATCAATGATTTAGAAAAATCCGAAAATTGATTGCTTATACTTACTCCACCAATTAGATATTTATGTTCTGGAAAACGCAAAGTAGTATGAATAATTCCTTTCCAGAGTAAAAACAAAGGCATTGGTTTTTGCTGATATTCTTTGATAATAAAAGCACGTCCCATTTCGATAGAATGCTGCATGGTTTCAAACAATTCTGGTTCAAAACGGAACAATTCATTCAAATAAAAACCTTCAATACCATATTTAGGATAAATTTCTCCTCCTAATCCCATTCGATAAGCACCTGCAATTTTTTGCGCCTCATCATCCCATAAGAAAAGATGGTGATAGTATTTATCAAATTTATCCAAATCAATAGATTCGTTAGTCCCTTCTCCTACTTCTCTAAAAGTAATTTCTCGTAAGCGACCTATCTCATGTAAAATACTAGGAATCCTATTTGCTTCTGTAAAAAAGACTTCATAATTCTTGCTCTGAAGCAATCGGCAATCGGTATTTCTTAAGGCATTTACTTCAGCAATAATCTTATCTTGATTTGCAGGAGTAGCAATTTCTTTTGGATTCTTAGTAATTTTTAGATTAGGAGTCGTAATCAATTTACTTTCCTTTTCAAACGGATTCGCTAACATATAGGTTTTCTTTCTCAAGAATTCCGAATAGGCATCAATATTTTCGTATTCATTTTGTTCAGCAACCGAAATCGGTTTACCAATTCTAACCTTAATCACGCGGTTCTTTTGACTAAACAATTCCGAAGGCAATTTGGCTGTACGTAATGTACCACTGATTTTAGAAAGCAAATAAAACAGATTACTGTTTTTAGCATGGAAATAAATAGGAATAACCGGCACTTGGGCTTTTCGAATCACCTTAATAGCCCCTTCTTCCCAAGGCTTATCCACTATCAGCTGACCATCTTTGTAACTAGAAACTTCTCCTGCCGGAAACATCCCAAGAGGCTTTCCATCACTTAAATGACGTAACGTTTCTTTTATACCTAAAACACTGGATTTTTTATCCTTATGATTTTCAAAAGGATTAACTGGCATTATATATTGCTTTAAAGGCTCAATACGATGCAATAGAAAATTAGCAATAATCTTAAAATTAGGCTCTTTTTCAAGCATTAATTTCAACAACAAAATCCCATCTATCCCTCCAAGTGGATGATTCGATATGGTAATGTAAGCGCCATCTTTAGGCAAACGCTTGTAATCTTCTTCTGGTATTTCAAATTTTATTTGTAAATCATCTACAATTCCATTTAAAAAATCGATTTCTTTTAAATGTTTGTTACGATTATACACTTTATTTAGTGTAGAAATTTTGAGCACTTTCATCAATAGCCACCCGGAAAAAGTCCCTAAGACCCCGTATTTCTCAACATTTATTGCTTTTGCAACTTCTTTAGCGGTAACTAAACCCATTTATATTTTTCTTTTTTGAGCGAAAAACAAAGATAGAAAAAAACTCCATTATCCGACTATATGCCGAATTTGATTTTAATATTTACCAATAGTCCCTTATATTTTTTAGTATTTTTGGAAATCTAAAAAATAAAAAAATGAGGATTTTATCGTATAATGTCAATGGCATTCGAGCCGCTATTACAAAAGGTTTTATCAATTGGTTAGAACAAGCAAAACCCGATGTGGTTTGTCTTCAGGAAATTAAGGCAACTCCGGACCAACTCCCTTTAATGGATTTTGAAATGGCGGGTTACCCATACCATTATTGGTTTCCTGCTACCAAAAAAGGCTATAGTGGTGTTGCTATTTTATCTAAAACAAAGCCAAAAAATGTAGTTTATGGCACAGGAATTGAGCACATGGACTTCGAAGGACGAAATATTCGTGTCGATTTTGAGGATTTTTCAGTGATGAGTTTGTATTTGCCTTCGGGAACAAATATTGAAAGATTGAATCATAAATTCCAATATATGGATGATTTCCAAAATTATATTAATGAATTGAAAAAGGAAATCCCTAACCTCATCATTTGTGGTGATTACAATATTTGTCACGAAGCCATCGACATTCACGACCCAATAAGAAACGCTAAAGTTTCTGGTTTTCTTCCTGAAGAACGTGCATGGCTAGACGGGTTCTTGAAAAATGGTTTTATAGACAGTTTCCGATTTTTAAACAAAGAACCTGGTAATTATTCTTGGTGGACGGTACGCGTAAAAACCGCAAGAGCCGAAAATAAAGGTTGGCGTATTGATTATTGTTTGGTTAGTGAACCTTTAAAAGAAAAGATCAAAAGAGCACTAATTTTACCAGAAGCAAAACATTCTGACCATTGCCCCGTTCTTGTAGATATAGAATAAAAAACAATTGCAATAGCAATTGCAATGACAATGTAAAAAAATATTTAGGTTCAAATAAAATTAAATAACATGATAAAAAAAATTTCAATAGGGCTATTAGTTCTAGCGCTTTCAACCTCTTGTGTTTCTAAAAAAATATATACCGACTTAGAAAACAAGTACAATGATCTTAAAAAAGAAAACGGTAACTTATCCGATGAAAACGAGTCTTTGCTAAAAGCGAAAAACCAATTGGAATTAGATCGTGATGCTTTAAAAAATGAATTAAGCAAAATCAAATCAGAACGTGACAAACTAACTGCCGATCAAAATGCATTAAATGAAAAAATTGCTCGCCTTCAAGAATCCTACAATGCTTTAGAGAAAAACAGCAATGATGCTTTGCAATCTAACATGAAAAAGAATCGCGACTTATTAGCCGAATTAGAAGCCAAACAAAAAGCATTATCGATCGAACAGGAACGTTTAAGCAAAAGTGCGCAACGTTTAAATGAATTAGAGGATATGATTGCCGCCAAAGAAGCAGCAATGCGAAAATTAAAAGAAACCTTATCTAAAGCTTTAAATGGTTTTGAAGGCAAAGGTTTGACAGTAGAACAAAAAAACGGAAAAGTATATGTTTCTATGGAAAACAAACTACTTTTCAACTCAGGAAGCTGGGCGGTGAGTTCTGAAGGTAAAAAAGCAGTAGTAGAACTTGGAAAGGTATTAGGTGAAAACCCAGATATTGCCGTGCTTATTGAAGGTCACACCGACAATGATCCTTACGGAGGTTCAGGACCAATTGCGGACAACTGGGATTTATCAACTAAAAGAGCCACTGCTATTGTAGCTATATTAAGCGAAAACAAAGCCATCAACAAAAAGAATCTGACTGCTGCCGGTCGTGGAGAGTTTTCACCATTAGCCACGAATGAAACTGCTGAAGGAAAAGCGAAAAACCGCAGAATCGAAATTATTCTAACACCAAAACTAGATGAAATTGCCGAAATGTTGAACGAAATCAACTAAAACGCATTAAATAAAAGTTAAAAAGCTTCGAAGAACACCTTCGAAGCTTTTTTGATTAAAGTTCTTCCTTAAATCCTTTGTAACTTTATCTTTTAAATTTTATAAATTCTAAAATGAAATACACTACACTACCCAATACTGACATAAAAGTGAGCAAAATATGCCTTGGCACAATGACTTTTGGCGAACAAAACTCGGAAGCAGAGGGCCATGCCCAAATGGATTATGCTGTGGCAAACGGTGTCAACTTTTTTGATACAGCCGAAATGTATTCCGTTCCAGCCCGTCAAGAAACCTATGGAAGTACCGAGAAAATCTTGGGAAGCTGGTTTAAAAAAACTGGTAAAAGAGACGAAATTGTTTTGGCTACCAAAATTGCAGGACCGAATCCGAATTTCACTTATATGCGTGAAAAAAACGACTTTTCTCCTGCCAGCATTAAATTTGCTTTAGACCATAGTTTGCAACGTTTACAAACCGATTATATCGATTTGTACCAACTCCACTGGCCAGAACGCAAAACCAATTTCTTTGGAAAAAGAGGTTTTGAAAGTCAGGAAGACGGCTGGGAAGACAACATTCAAGAAGTTTTAGAAACCTTAGAAAGTTTTATCAAAGCAGGTAAAATCAAACACATCGGGCTTTCAAATGAAACGCCTTGGGGGATTATGCGTTTTCTGAACGAGAGTAAATACAACCATTTACCTAAAATTAGTACGATACAAAATCCTTATTCATTACTAAATCGTCAGTTTGAAGTGGGTTCTGCCGAAATTTGTATGCGTGAAAACGTGGGGCTATTTGCGTATTCTCCACTTGCTTTTGGTGTGCTTTCAGGGAAATTCTTAACAGGCGAAAGTCACCCAAATGCACGTATCAAATTGTTTCCTCAATTTTCAAGATACAATAGTGCTCAATGCAACGAAGCAACGCAACGCTATAGTGAAATTGCTAAAAAACACGGAATTTCTTTGGCACAAATGGCTTTGGCTTTTGTAAACCAACAGGCTTTTGTAACCAGTAATATTATTGGAGCGACTACTTTGGAACAATTAAAGGAAAACATTGGTTCCATTGATCTTGTTTTATCCGACGAAATTATCGCAGAAATCAATGCAGTTCACGCTGTAATTCCTGATCCTGCACCATAATTATTAAACCGCAAAGTTTATTTAAGTTTTTCGCAAAGAACACTAAGATAAATTTTAAATAAACCATTAAGAAGTTAAGCTTCATTAAGTTAAACCTTAACTTCTTAATGGTTTTTTATCAATAAGACTTTCAACTTTAACTCCTTAGTGTTTAAACTAAAATTCAAATTCATCATTCATTTTCAAAGAATCTACCACCGTAGTATCTTTCACTTTAATACGAAGTAGCGATTTAGCAGGTCCAGACAAAACGGTTTGCTGCGTTTTGTAGATAGTATCATCCACGGTAAGCAATCCGCGTTTAATCATCAGATTGGTTAAAAAAGAAACCTGATTCATCGCCGAATCTTTCAGATTTCCTTCGTCATTAAACAAATACATGAATTTCTTGGGACTTGGAATCACTCTTGCTAAGAACAAACATTCGTTAAAAGTCAAATCGGCTGGTGTTTTCTGGAAATAATACTGCGCTGCTTCGCCTATTCCATACACATTTGGTCCCCATTCGATAATATTGAAATAGACTTCCAGCATGCGTTCTTTGCTAACAATTCGGTTGTTTTCCAAGATGTAAACCAATAGAATTTCTTCTAATTTTCGAGACAAAGTTTTCTCTCTTGTCAGAAAAACATTCTTGATTAATTGCATGCTAATAGTACTCGCTCCACGAGAAAACTTCTTCGTTCGAATGTTTTTTACAATAGACTGCTTAAAAGCCTCATTGATAAAACCATGATGATTAAAGAAAGAAGGATCTTCGGTTGTCAATACACATTTTTGTAAATAGGGCGAAATCTGATCGAGTGGTGTATAATTCACATTGGCAGCACCCACTAAAACAGGACGCTGCAATACTCCGTTGATAATAGCACGGTAAATAAATTCGCCATTCAATTTATTCAAATTGGCTTCACCATACTTTGTAATTCTAAGATTTTCTTTTCTTAGATTACTATTGAAAACCAAGGCATTGGGTTTGTTTTTATTGTACTCAAAATCTAAGTTATAATCAAAAGTTCCTTCGGCTTCCATTCCTTGAAAATGCGTAAACAAACCATCAGGAAGCGATGTGATAAAATCTTGTGCTTTTGTTTTTGGGATATTGATTTTGAGTTTATAAATGGTATCTTCTTCCGTTTCATAAGCCAAATACGGATGGAATTTCACCTTATTAAATTGCACTGTCGAATTACTATCCACTGAAATAAAATCGGAACCTAAAAGGAATCGGTAATCAAAACGAGCATTCTTAATCAGCACATCTTTTTTAGCAATTTTAGCATGATTGATTTTCAAATTAGCAATCGAGGCAAAACCATCAATGTGGAGTTCCCCCATGCTTTTATCAATATTGTCAACATTTAAACGAATGGAATCAAAACTAGA from Flavobacterium nitratireducens includes:
- a CDS encoding TM2 domain-containing protein, with the protein product MENSKYEHWNQPQAFEEDNKRIAAGILAIILGPFGIHKFLLGYTKEGIIWLFLSLISFATLTGLLGLIEGIIYLTKSDEEFIKTYQIGRKPWF
- a CDS encoding lysophospholipid acyltransferase family protein; the protein is MGLVTAKEVAKAINVEKYGVLGTFSGWLLMKVLKISTLNKVYNRNKHLKEIDFLNGIVDDLQIKFEIPEEDYKRLPKDGAYITISNHPLGGIDGILLLKLMLEKEPNFKIIANFLLHRIEPLKQYIMPVNPFENHKDKKSSVLGIKETLRHLSDGKPLGMFPAGEVSSYKDGQLIVDKPWEEGAIKVIRKAQVPVIPIYFHAKNSNLFYLLSKISGTLRTAKLPSELFSQKNRVIKVRIGKPISVAEQNEYENIDAYSEFLRKKTYMLANPFEKESKLITTPNLKITKNPKEIATPANQDKIIAEVNALRNTDCRLLQSKNYEVFFTEANRIPSILHEIGRLREITFREVGEGTNESIDLDKFDKYYHHLFLWDDEAQKIAGAYRMGLGGEIYPKYGIEGFYLNELFRFEPELFETMQHSIEMGRAFIIKEYQQKPMPLFLLWKGIIHTTLRFPEHKYLIGGVSISNQFSDFSKSLMIEFMKSNYYDPYIAQYIHPKKAYKVKLKDADKDFIFNETEADLNKFDKIIDELEPGVLRLPVLIKKYIKQNARVVAFNVDPLFNNAIDGLMYIRIADIPESTMKPVMEEFQAELEKKLSEKGE
- a CDS encoding 2-hydroxyacid dehydrogenase yields the protein MSIKILHIDSNHPVLLQQLQEAGYENHEDFKSSKEAIEAKIKDYHGIVIRSRFKIDKNFIDKATNLQFIARVGAGLESIDCDYASSKNIALIAAPEGNRNAVAEHSLGMLLSLFNNLNRADREIRAGHWNRESNRGHELDGKTVGIIGYGNMGKWFAKKLRGFDVEVLCYDIKDNVGDENAKQVSLTELQQKTDVLSLHLPWTPETDKMVNTAFINAFAKAFWILNTSRGKNIVTADLVAALQSKRILGAGLDVLEYEKLSFETLFQDKNTPEAFQYLLEADNVLLSPHVAGWTFESHERLAQTIVDKIKALYSK
- a CDS encoding exodeoxyribonuclease III, whose protein sequence is MRILSYNVNGIRAAITKGFINWLEQAKPDVVCLQEIKATPDQLPLMDFEMAGYPYHYWFPATKKGYSGVAILSKTKPKNVVYGTGIEHMDFEGRNIRVDFEDFSVMSLYLPSGTNIERLNHKFQYMDDFQNYINELKKEIPNLIICGDYNICHEAIDIHDPIRNAKVSGFLPEERAWLDGFLKNGFIDSFRFLNKEPGNYSWWTVRVKTARAENKGWRIDYCLVSEPLKEKIKRALILPEAKHSDHCPVLVDIE
- the proC gene encoding pyrroline-5-carboxylate reductase, whose amino-acid sequence is MKVHIIGGGNLGSAIALGMAKTTSEHQITVTRRNTASILYLEKLGVTVTTDNKHNIQEADVIILTIKPYQVETVLKEILPVISNKTIASAVTGLSTEALQKKIGPNHQAVRIMPNIAAQYAASATCIAFDEKHAAEGQKLVTIFESLGTAPVIDEKLMDAATVLAASGTAFALRYIRASMQAGIEIGFDWKTALAISAQTVKGAAEMVMEEQMHPEQLIDRVTTPQGCTITGLSEMESHGFSSSIIRGIKAAVKKIKDL
- a CDS encoding OmpA family protein, which produces MIKKISIGLLVLALSTSCVSKKIYTDLENKYNDLKKENGNLSDENESLLKAKNQLELDRDALKNELSKIKSERDKLTADQNALNEKIARLQESYNALEKNSNDALQSNMKKNRDLLAELEAKQKALSIEQERLSKSAQRLNELEDMIAAKEAAMRKLKETLSKALNGFEGKGLTVEQKNGKVYVSMENKLLFNSGSWAVSSEGKKAVVELGKVLGENPDIAVLIEGHTDNDPYGGSGPIADNWDLSTKRATAIVAILSENKAINKKNLTAAGRGEFSPLATNETAEGKAKNRRIEIILTPKLDEIAEMLNEIN
- a CDS encoding NADP(H)-dependent aldo-keto reductase, whose translation is MKYTTLPNTDIKVSKICLGTMTFGEQNSEAEGHAQMDYAVANGVNFFDTAEMYSVPARQETYGSTEKILGSWFKKTGKRDEIVLATKIAGPNPNFTYMREKNDFSPASIKFALDHSLQRLQTDYIDLYQLHWPERKTNFFGKRGFESQEDGWEDNIQEVLETLESFIKAGKIKHIGLSNETPWGIMRFLNESKYNHLPKISTIQNPYSLLNRQFEVGSAEICMRENVGLFAYSPLAFGVLSGKFLTGESHPNARIKLFPQFSRYNSAQCNEATQRYSEIAKKHGISLAQMALAFVNQQAFVTSNIIGATTLEQLKENIGSIDLVLSDEIIAEINAVHAVIPDPAP